The Halorubrum salinarum genome segment CACGTCACCGCGATGGGCCAGTACCACCCGGAGAAGAACGAGCTGCCCCCCGAGCTCGTCGCGCGCGCCACCTACGTCCCCGACCTCCGAGCGCGCGCGACGCAGGACGCCGGCTCGTACCTCGCCGCGGTCGCGGCCGGCCTGATCGAGGAAGGTGAGGGGATCGCGGCCGACCTCGGCGCGGTCGTCGCGGGCGACCATCCCGGCCGGACGAGCGACAAGGAGGTGACCGTCTTCGACTCGGGCGGGACCGGGGTCGAGACGGTCGCCGCCGCGCACATGCTGTACGAGCGGGCGAGCGACGCCGGACGGGGCGAGACCATCGACTTCGCGCCCGCGAGCGAGGCGCTGACGGGCGAGTAGCGCCGGTGGCGCGGGCGGCGCGGGCGGGGGGAGCCGAGCGACGGGGCAGAGGTTGAAGTGCCGCGCCCGCCTGCCCGCAGACATGCGCATCGGCATCGTCTCCGACACGCACGACGACCTGGCCGCCGTCGAGGCGGCCGTCTCGCTGTTCGAGCGCGAGGGGGTCGACGCCGTCGTCCACTGCGGCGACTTCGTCGCGCCCTTCTCCGTGACGCCGTTCGACGCGGACTTCGACTTCCACGCGGTCCGCGGGAACAACGACGGGGAGTGGGCCGTCGAGTCGACGGTCGAGGAGTTCGGCACCTACCACGGGGAGGCCGCCGCGCTCTCGTTCGACGGTGCGGGGAGCGGCGACGCGGCCGGCGCCGACGCGGTCGACGTCGCGGTCACCCACGGCACGAGCGACCTCGTCGTCGACGCGCTCGTCGACTGCGGCGACTACGACTACGTGTTCCACGGCCACACCCACGCGCACGGCGTCGAGGCGCGGGGCGGGACCGTCCGCGTGAACCCCGGCGGCCTCCCCATCCCCGTGGAGGGCGCCGACGACGCGTTCCGGGTCGCGACGCTCGACACGGCGGAGTCGGGGGCCGACGCGGTGACCCACCACCTCCTCGACGGCTGACGGCGTCGCGGCGACGGGCGCCCGACGCCCCCGCGACGGTGGCGCCGAACGCCGCCGCACCCCGAGTTTTATCGCCGATCGCTCGCTCCGTACGCGTATGAGACACGCGCAGGGACCGCTCCTCACGATCGACCTGACAGAGCGGACCGCGTCGACGACGCGGATCGACGACCGGCTCGCGTCGTTCGTCGGCGGCCGCGGGCTCAACACGTCGCTCGCGTACGACCGGATCCCGTTCGACGCCGACCCGCTGGGCCCGGAGAACCGCCTGTTCCTCTCGACGGGGCCGATGCAGTACTCGACGACCTCCTACACCGGGCGCATGGCCGCCACGGGCCTCTCGCCGCTCACGAACGGCCTGCTGTCGTCGAACGCGGGCGGGTTCCTCTCGCGGAACTTCACCGGCGCGGGGTACGCCGCGGTCGAGCTGGTCGGCGCGAGCGACGACCTGCTCGCGGTCCACGTCCGCGAGATCGGTCCGGACGGCGAGCCGGACGTGACGTTCGAGGGGGTCCCGGACCTAGCGCAGGCGGAGGTGTCCGCCGTCTCCGACCGCCTCGCTGAGACGCACGGTTTGGAGCCGGAACACGTCGCCTGCGTCGGCCCCGCCGGCGAGAACGAGGTGCGGTTCGCGTCGGTGATGACCTCGGACACGCGGGCGTTCGGGCGCGGCGGCCTCGGCGCGGTCCTCGGCTCGAAGGGCGTGAAGGCGCTCACGTTCGACGGCGAGGCCGAGGTCGACCTCGACCTCGATTGGCCCGACGCGGCGGGCGAGGTCCACCGCGAGGCCGCGACCTCCGACTCGATCATGAAGCGGCAGGGGACGACGAGCGTGACGGAGCTGGCCAACGAGGTGGACGCGCTCCCCGCCTACTACTTCGCCGAGACCTCCTTCGAGGGCGTCGAGGGCATCTCCGGCGACCGCGTCGAGGAGAAGAAGTACAAGAAGGGAACCTGCTCGCAGTGCGCGTTCGCCTGTAAGCTCCCGACCCGCGACGAGGAGACGGGCGTCGAGACGGAGGGCCCCGAGTTCGAGACGGTGATGGCGTTCGGGTCGAACGCCGGCGTCGGCGATATCGTCGACGTGATGGCCGCCAACGAGCTGTGCGACGAGCTGGGGATGGACACCATCTCCTGTGGCGACGCCGTCTCGATGTTCCTCCAGAGCGAAGACGAGTTCGGCAACGCGGAGCTGGTCCGCTCGCTCGTCGAGCAGATCGCCTACCGCGAGGGCGTCGGCGACAAGCTCGCGGAGGGCGTCCACCGCGCCCACGAGGAGTTCGGCGCCGACGACTGGACGGTGAAGGGGATGGCCTTCTCCGGCCACGACGGCCGCGCGCTCAACGGACAGGGGCTCGCGTTCGCGACCGCGAACCGCGGCGCCGACCACATGTACGGCGAGTTCTACCCGTACGAGTACCCCCTCGTCGACCCCGACGAGGCGTTCGATCCCGAGGGGCTGTCGGGGAAGCCCCCGAAGCTCGTCGCGAAGGAGAACCGCAACGCGGTACTCGACTCCGCGGTCGTCTGTAAGTTCTCGCGGGGCACCGTCACCGACGACCGGCTCGCCGCGCTGCTCGACGCCGACTACGACGCCCTCCAAACGCTGGGCGCCCGGATCGTCGAACTGGAGCGCGCGTTCAACAACGCCCGCGGCTTCGACCGCGCGGACGACACGCTCCCGTACGCCGACGCGATCGAGGGGTTCGACGCGGCGCTGTCGGAGTACTACGCGCTCCGCGGCTGGAACGACGACGGCACCGTGCCCGGACATGGCGACGGGATCGACCCGGCGAGCGCGGCGCCCGCCGACGACTGACGGCGGGCGCTCGCGGACGCGACCGCGTCAGTCGGCCGTCTCGTCGGTGTTTCCGGCCGAGACCACGTCGACGCCGCGGAACTCGAACCGCGCGCCGCCGTCGCCGTCGCCGAGTTCGACCGTCCACCCGTGCGCCTCCGCGACCTCGGCGACGATCTTCAGCCCGAATCCGGTGCCGTCGGGATCCGTCGTCACGCCCGCCTCGAACACCGATTCCCCCTCGGCGGGGTCGATCCCCGGGCCGTCGTCCTCGACGTAGAAGCCGTCGCCGTCGGGCAGGGAGCCGACCGTGACGGTGACGCCCGGACCGACGTGCGTGACCGCGTTGACGAAGAGGTTCTCCAGCGCCTGCCGCAGGCGGCTCCGGTCCGCCGCGACGACGGCGTCGGTCTCGACCGCGAGCGTCGCCGACTCGGTGTCGGCGGTCTTCCAGCACTCCGCGGCGAGGTCGGCGAGGGGAACCGACTCCGTCTCGTCGATGCCGGCCCCCTGCCTGGCCAGCGCGAGCAGGTCCTCGATGAGCGTGTCCATCCGGTCCAGCGAGCGCTTCACCGCGCTCAGCTCCGCGACCTCTATCGACTCCTCGGCGAGTCGGTCGGCGACCATTTCGAGGTTGCCGGTCGCGACGTTGAGGGGGCTCCGGAGGTCGTGCGAGACGAGGCTGGCGAACTCCTCCAAGCGGTCGCGCTCGCGGGCCACCTCCGCCTCGCGGCGCCGGAGCTGTCGCTCCCGCTCGATGCGGACGAGCACCATCGTCACCGTCGCCGCCCAGATGCGCGCGATCGCCAGGTCGGACTCGGAGAAGGCGTCCGGGACCGTGGCGCCGACGTTCAACACGCCGTACCGGCCGAGCGGGACGACGAGCTCGCTGCGGATCGTCGCGTCCTCGGTGTACCGGTCGGGGTCGTCGGCGACGTCAGCCACGTAGGTCGGCTCGCCGCTCTCGAAGACCTCCCAGGTGATGCTCTGCCCCGCGGCGTCGAACGTTGGATGGTCGCCGACCACGGTCTCGGCGGTCTCGGTCCAGACGACCGGTTCGAGCGCGTCGCGCCGCTCGTCGTGGAACCAGATCGCGGCGATGGGGTGGCCGAGCACGTCGTCGACGTACGACACCGCCGCCTCGGCGGCCGCCTCCCTGTCCGTCGTCTTCAGCAGCTCCCTCGTCGCCTCGTGGAGCGATTCGAGCGTCTCCGTGCGGCGCCGGAGCGCCAGCTGCCGCGTCCGTTCGTTCGAGACGTCTATCGC includes the following:
- a CDS encoding aldehyde ferredoxin oxidoreductase family protein, with translation MRHAQGPLLTIDLTERTASTTRIDDRLASFVGGRGLNTSLAYDRIPFDADPLGPENRLFLSTGPMQYSTTSYTGRMAATGLSPLTNGLLSSNAGGFLSRNFTGAGYAAVELVGASDDLLAVHVREIGPDGEPDVTFEGVPDLAQAEVSAVSDRLAETHGLEPEHVACVGPAGENEVRFASVMTSDTRAFGRGGLGAVLGSKGVKALTFDGEAEVDLDLDWPDAAGEVHREAATSDSIMKRQGTTSVTELANEVDALPAYYFAETSFEGVEGISGDRVEEKKYKKGTCSQCAFACKLPTRDEETGVETEGPEFETVMAFGSNAGVGDIVDVMAANELCDELGMDTISCGDAVSMFLQSEDEFGNAELVRSLVEQIAYREGVGDKLAEGVHRAHEEFGADDWTVKGMAFSGHDGRALNGQGLAFATANRGADHMYGEFYPYEYPLVDPDEAFDPEGLSGKPPKLVAKENRNAVLDSAVVCKFSRGTVTDDRLAALLDADYDALQTLGARIVELERAFNNARGFDRADDTLPYADAIEGFDAALSEYYALRGWNDDGTVPGHGDGIDPASAAPADD
- a CDS encoding YfcE family phosphodiesterase, whose amino-acid sequence is MRIGIVSDTHDDLAAVEAAVSLFEREGVDAVVHCGDFVAPFSVTPFDADFDFHAVRGNNDGEWAVESTVEEFGTYHGEAAALSFDGAGSGDAAGADAVDVAVTHGTSDLVVDALVDCGDYDYVFHGHTHAHGVEARGGTVRVNPGGLPIPVEGADDAFRVATLDTAESGADAVTHHLLDG
- a CDS encoding sensor histidine kinase — its product is MTMDSFPEAIDATPDPTLVVDGDGVVRAGTPSVEAVFGLDPAELSGRSVGAVFEDPTEVDLDDVATTAALDADPGDGDAESAGEATGDGEADAGDTVAALVDAVRAGESRSLADGFELVVRRGDGVLIPVRVSVGAFGLDADSYAVVTAIDVSNERTRQLALRRRTETLESLHEATRELLKTTDREAAAEAAVSYVDDVLGHPIAAIWFHDERRDALEPVVWTETAETVVGDHPTFDAAGQSITWEVFESGEPTYVADVADDPDRYTEDATIRSELVVPLGRYGVLNVGATVPDAFSESDLAIARIWAATVTMVLVRIERERQLRRREAEVARERDRLEEFASLVSHDLRSPLNVATGNLEMVADRLAEESIEVAELSAVKRSLDRMDTLIEDLLALARQGAGIDETESVPLADLAAECWKTADTESATLAVETDAVVAADRSRLRQALENLFVNAVTHVGPGVTVTVGSLPDGDGFYVEDDGPGIDPAEGESVFEAGVTTDPDGTGFGLKIVAEVAEAHGWTVELGDGDGGARFEFRGVDVVSAGNTDETAD